The sequence below is a genomic window from Opitutia bacterium.
CACCGATGATCCATTTGAAAATCTTCATGACTCAGGGCGACGTCGCCGCCGTTTTGTTCAACCGCGCCAGCGTCCCGCTGTTCAGGATGCCGGGGAGACCTTTCACACCGCCCTCGGGCAATACGTATTTCCAACCCGTTTCGGTGAGCTGATACTCGTGATAATTCCGGTCCGAGCCCACGCGCCGCGACGCCGCGCGGCCCGGAGCGATTTCCACGACCTTCATCATCCGCTCCATCATCTCCGCCGAGGGCGGCGGAGCCTCGAGACATGACGCCGCCAGCAACATCCCGTAGAGCTTCTCCGGCGTCGGATACTGCGCGCGAATCTCCTCCGGCATTCCCGCGAGCACCGCGACCGCGGCCTCTCGCGCCTTCGCGTCGAAATAGACCAGCTTCGCCAGCTCATCCGGATCGCAGATATCCGTCGCCCAACCGAACGTCAGCGCCGCATCGTGCGCCGTCGCCGTGCCGTGATTGCGGTGCCCGCGCGCCGTGACTTCGCCCGCGGAGGCCGCGTCGGGTTTCGCGGACGCCGCCGCACCGGTTCGGTTCGCCTGCCGTCGCTCCATGGCCCGCGAAATCGCGGTCGCCGTCGTCGCGTATTCGTTGGCGATCGCCGCGACTTCGCTCGACGGCGCTCCCGCCGCGTTGGCGCGCGTGAGCTTCGCGTTTTCCGCGCGGAGCGATTCCAGTTCCGGACCACGATCCCGGGCCACGGAGGTCCACACCACAGTCGTGAGACCCACGGCAACCAGCGCGCTCAGCGCGACAGCAGCAGTCTTGTTCATAAGAAAAAACGTCGCCACGGCCGCCGCCGCGCCGGTCGGCGCCGCGGCCACCGCCGCCGCCGACACGCTCGCGGCCACACCCGCCGGCGCCGCCACGAGCGGCTGATTCGCCAGCAACACGCCCAGCGCCGCCGTCGTCGACGTGACGCCGCGCCGCGCGAGAAGACCGCGCAATTTGTCGAGCGCGCGCTCCGTGCGCCGCCGCGCCGCATCCTCGCGCAAGCCGAACCGCGCGCCCGCGTCGGCGAACGTCAGCCCGGAAAAATAGCGCAGCAACACGAGCTCGCGATCGCGCGCGGAAAGCTCGTCGAGCGCCGCATCGAGCACGGGACGCAACTGCTCCCACGGCACCGTGATTTCGGCGTCGGACGATGAGTCGGTCATGGCGGTGAGTTCGCGGGCGATTTTCTCGCGTCGCATTTCGGCGCGCAGCGCATCGATCGCCGCGTAGCGCGTGCTGCGATGCAACCAGCCGATCAGCACGGGATGATGCGCCAGGAGCGCGGCCTTGCGGGCGAGATCGCAGAAGACGCGCTGTGTGATGTCCTCCGCAAGATGCGCCCGCCCATTGGCGCGCCGCAACGCGGCGGCATACACCACGTCGACATGCCGGCGCACCAGTTCGGTGAACGCGCCCTCGTCCCGGCGCTGCACGTAAGTTCGGAGGAGTTCGGCATCGTTCGACATGCGGCTTCACTCTCTAACCGCGCGTCGGCGCAAAAGCGGACAAAAAATCCGCGTCGGGACGCCGCGTCATGCGCATCCGCGGGCTGGACGCGGCCCGGCATCCGTGCCCATCTGTTCTCCACCTGTGGCTTCCGCGAAACTTCCCACCTCCGTCCTCGTCATCGGTTCCGGCGGGCGTGAACACACGCTCGTGCGCTCGCTGCTCGCCTCGCCGGCTAAGCCGCGCGTGATTTGCGCTCCGGGCAACGCCGGCATCGCGCAGGACGTCGCGTGCTTCCCCATCGCCGCCGACGACATCGCCGGCCTCGTCGAACTCGCGCAGCGCGAGCGCATCGAGTTCGTCGTCGTCGGCCCCGAAGTGCCGCTCTCGCTCGGGCTAGTCGACGCGCTGATCAAGGCCGGCATTCCCGCCTACGGCCCCAAGGCCGACGGCGCGCGCCTCGAAGCCTCGAAGGTTTTCACGAAACAGATCCTGCTGAAATACGGCATCCCGACCGCCGCCGCCGGCATCTTCACGGAAGTCGCGCCCGCACTCGACTACATCCGCCAACGCGGCGCGCCGATCGTGATCAAGGCCGACGGCCTCGCAGCCGGCAAAGGCGTCGTCGTCGCGCAAACACTCGCCGAAGCCGAGGCCGCCGTGCACGACATGCTCGCCGGCAACAAATTCGGCTCCGCCGGCAGCCAGATTCTCGTCGAGGACTGCATGTTCGGCGACGAGACCTCGATCCTCGTCGTCGTCTCCGGTCGCGATTACGTCATCCTTCCCGTCTCGCAGGATCACAAACGCGTCGGCGACGGCGACACCGGCCCGAACACCGGCGGCATGGGCACCTACTCGCCGGCCGAAGTCGTCACGCCCGACCTGCTCGCGCGCATCGACCGCGAAATCGTGAAGCCCTCCGTCGACGCGATCGCGAGCGAAGGCATCGATTTCCGCGGCACGCTCTTCATCGGCATCATGCTCACCGCGAGCGGCCCGAGTGTCCTCGAATACAACACGCGCTTCGGCGACCCCGAGACGCAGGTCGTGCTCCCGCGTCTGAGGACCGACCTGCTCGCGTTGCTCTGGCGCGCCGCCACCGGCCAGCTCGCCGGCACCACTCTCGAAGTCCGCCCCGAAGCCGCGCTCTGCGTCGTCGTCGCCGCGAAAGGTTATCCGGACAAATTTCCCAAGGGCGACGTCATCACCTTCCCCGCCGCGCTTCCGCCCGGCACGACGATCTTCCACGCCGGCACGGCGAAAAACACCGCCGGCGAAATCGTCACGAATGGCGGTCGCGTCCTCGGCGTGACCGCGCTCGCCTCCACGCTGCGCGAAGCCGCCGACCGCGCCTACGCCGCGTGCGACGCGCTCCAGTGCGCCTCGAAATATTTCCGCCGCGACATCGGCGCCCGCCAGCTCAACCGCCGATGAAATCCCTCTCGCTCCTCGCCGCGCTCTGCGCCCTCACGCTGCCTGCACCCATCTTCGCAGCCGATGCCGCGCCCTCGGCGTCCGCAGACACATCGGCCGCGATCGCCTCCGAGCTGCACGACCTCGGCGAAGGCCTGGGCTACCTCCGCGTGCACCGCGTCGCCGACGCGCAGGATTTGCTCGCCCGCACGCTGCCCCGCGGCACCGCCCTCGTCGTCGACCTGCGCTACACGACCGCGAGCGACGACGACGCGACCGCGTTCGGCGGCGTTCTCGCCCGCCGCTCCGGCGGCGCGCCGCTGCTCGTGCTTGTCTCTCCGCAAACTCCGGCCGCGCTCACGCCCGTCTTGCTCAAGACGCCCGCGGTGACGCTCGGCGTCGCGGAATCCCTCCCCGTGCCCACCGTCGTCGTCGCCCAAACCGCCGACGCCGATCGTCGCGCCTACGACGCCTTCGACGGCGGGATGACGCTCGAAGCGCTCATCACGGGAAAAATCGAAAAGGAGCGCTTCGACGAAGCCTCGCTCGTGAAGGAATTCGAGCACGGCAACCCCAACGCCGCGCCCCCCGCCGAGCCCGATCTCGCCAAGCCCGCCCCGGAAAAGGCCCCGGTTCTGACCGACCGCGTCCTCCAACGCGCCGTGCATCTGCACCGCGCGCTCGCGGCGCTGAAACGCAGCTGAGCGCGGCGCACGGCTTCTCAACGCGCCCATCGCTCGACTCAGCCGGAGCCGGTGACGCGACGCGCCCGCCCTTTGGCTTGCAGCGCGCAGGTTAGTGCTTACCCGTTGGCGGTCATTTCATGCCAGCTCCGGGCCCCATCATCGTTGTCTGCACGGCAAACATCTGCCGCAGCCCCATGGCCGAAGGCCTGCTCTCTCACGCCCTCGCCGCCGAGAATGGCCCGCTGAAGAACCTCAAAGTGGTCTCCGCCGGTGTCGCCGCGCGTCCCGGCGAATACGTTTCGGACAACTCCGTCGTCGCGCTCAAGAAGGTCGGCATCGACATCGCGGCGCATCGCGCGCGGCCACTGACCCAGGACATGCTCAACACCGCGCTGCTCGTGCTGTGCATGACCGAGTCGCATCGCAGCCTGATCGAGCTGCAGGCTTCGCCCGTGCCCGAGCGCCTGCATCTGTTCCGCGATTTTCTCCCCGACGGCGCCAGCCGCGAGATCGCCGATCCCTTCGGCGGTCCGCTCAAGCTCTACGAAGCGAGCCGCGACGAGATGGTTGAGGCCATCCCCAGCATCGTCGCGCAGCTGAAGACTCTCGTGCCCGTCTC
It includes:
- a CDS encoding sigma-70 family RNA polymerase sigma factor, which translates into the protein MSNDAELLRTYVQRRDEGAFTELVRRHVDVVYAAALRRANGRAHLAEDITQRVFCDLARKAALLAHHPVLIGWLHRSTRYAAIDALRAEMRREKIARELTAMTDSSSDAEITVPWEQLRPVLDAALDELSARDRELVLLRYFSGLTFADAGARFGLREDAARRRTERALDKLRGLLARRGVTSTTAALGVLLANQPLVAAPAGVAASVSAAAVAAAPTGAAAAVATFFLMNKTAAVALSALVAVGLTTVVWTSVARDRGPELESLRAENAKLTRANAAGAPSSEVAAIANEYATTATAISRAMERRQANRTGAAASAKPDAASAGEVTARGHRNHGTATAHDAALTFGWATDICDPDELAKLVYFDAKAREAAVAVLAGMPEEIRAQYPTPEKLYGMLLAASCLEAPPPSAEMMERMMKVVEIAPGRAASRRVGSDRNYHEYQLTETGWKYVLPEGGVKGLPGILNSGTLARLNKTAATSP
- the purD gene encoding phosphoribosylamine--glycine ligase; translated protein: MRLHSLTARRRKSGQKIRVGTPRHAHPRAGRGPASVPICSPPVASAKLPTSVLVIGSGGREHTLVRSLLASPAKPRVICAPGNAGIAQDVACFPIAADDIAGLVELAQRERIEFVVVGPEVPLSLGLVDALIKAGIPAYGPKADGARLEASKVFTKQILLKYGIPTAAAGIFTEVAPALDYIRQRGAPIVIKADGLAAGKGVVVAQTLAEAEAAVHDMLAGNKFGSAGSQILVEDCMFGDETSILVVVSGRDYVILPVSQDHKRVGDGDTGPNTGGMGTYSPAEVVTPDLLARIDREIVKPSVDAIASEGIDFRGTLFIGIMLTASGPSVLEYNTRFGDPETQVVLPRLRTDLLALLWRAATGQLAGTTLEVRPEAALCVVVAAKGYPDKFPKGDVITFPAALPPGTTIFHAGTAKNTAGEIVTNGGRVLGVTALASTLREAADRAYAACDALQCASKYFRRDIGARQLNRR
- a CDS encoding low molecular weight protein arginine phosphatase — protein: MPAPGPIIVVCTANICRSPMAEGLLSHALAAENGPLKNLKVVSAGVAARPGEYVSDNSVVALKKVGIDIAAHRARPLTQDMLNTALLVLCMTESHRSLIELQASPVPERLHLFRDFLPDGASREIADPFGGPLKLYEASRDEMVEAIPSIVAQLKTLVPVS